Below is a genomic region from Mus caroli chromosome 13, CAROLI_EIJ_v1.1, whole genome shotgun sequence.
gttgtcaacttgacacttgtaggaagagggaatctcaatgaTAAACTGGCTCCAGCAGTTTGGCCTATGGGCATCTCCTCGGGGTATTTCTTGATTGCAAACTGATGAAGAACCCAGTCCCATGGGCCTGGGCAGTCAAAGAATGAGAGCTGAACATGAGGCTAGAACAAGCCAATATGCAgtgttccttcatggcctctaccTTAGTCCCTGCCTTAACTTCCCTTAGTAATGAATGTCTACCTAGATGTGTAAGTTGAAGTAAACCCTCTTTCCCAACTTTGTTTTAGTAAGAAACAAAGACCTGGGAGTCAGTGGCCTGAGACCACTAAGCTGTGTGCCAGACAATCATACCTGCAGGCAGGCTTGCTGAGGTAGAAGGTTGGTCCCACCACCCACGGTTCCGATCTCTATAGAGGGCATGGTGCAGCTGATATATAAGTCTTCATTTGTGGGGCCACTGGCTTCCATTAAAGTAATACAGTTTGAACTCCCCACATTCTGTGCTGcatcctggaaagagaaaagcaaagatacAGTATAGCTCCTCCAGAGAACAGCAGAGCAGAAAGGACTGTGGGAACGGAGGAGCTCACCTGGCCACACGCGATGTAGATAGCAGTGACAATGTTTGCTGCATGGGCGTTGTAACCGCCTATGCTCCCAGCCATGGCAGAGCCCACAAGATTCTTGTTAATGTTTACGTCAACCATAGCTTCCGTAGTCGTCTTTAACACCTAGATCAGAGTATGTACATTTTACACAGTCCCCTGGGAGAACGAAGTAAAAGCCACTCACATctacctctctgtgtctctagaAAGCAGGGGGATACCTGTAGCCCCATTTAAACTGTCCCAAGAGGGCTGACTACCTGCACACAGGCatgaacaataataaaacaaccaTTTTATTGGAAAACTACTCTACAAATGTAATCTTATAAAAGGTGGCAGTATTGTCCTGACTCCCAGAGCCGGGATTATAGCTGTGGGCCTCCACCCTGGCCTCAACTCAGCTAAAGACACTACCATGTAAAAGGCAGGCTGAAACATCCATCCACACTCACCTCTCTCACCACCTTGGCTGGAATGACGGCTTCACAAACCACAGTCTTTCCTCGTCCTTCGATCCAGTTTATGGCAGCAGGCTTCTTGTCGGTGCAATAATTCCCACTAACTGCCAGAATCTGCATGTCAGGGAAGAACTCCTGAAGCTTCAGCAGTGCTTTCTCCGTGCCCtagaaagaagcaaaacaaacacaatgcATGACGGAGCCCCATTCTGACCACCTTAACAATTGTAACGCAGTCATTCCGTACTCTAAGGTACCTAACAAATGTCCAGAACTCTCTGCGTCTGCCAATACTAATGCTCCATAGCCTGTTAAAACATCAGCCACCCCTGTCCTGTCCCTGTCCTGTCCCTGTGCCCCTCTACTGGTGCCCATGCACTTAACAACTCAGATAAGTGGAACCGTGTAGAATGTGGTAACTGACGAGTTCCCTTAGAATGACGTTCTGCTTTACTGCATCTCTCCCTTGTGCACGTATCCACCCAATCAACACCTAGCTTACTCGTTCCTGCTGGCTAGCATGAGTAATGAATGCTGTGAGCATGAATATACAGATAGCACTTTGAGACCGTTTTCAATTCCAAAGGCAGAACGGGAAAACAGATGACACAGCAGTTCTATTTCCAAGCTGTTAAAAAACCACTCccgagactaaaccaccaaccaaagaacacacatggagagactcgtggctccagctgcctatgtagctgaggatggcctagttggtcagcaatgggaggaggcccttggttctatgaaggctctatgccccagtataggggaatgccagggccaggaggcaggagtgggtgagttagtgagcagggggattggggaggggataacatttgaaatgtaaataaataaaatacccaactAAAAAACTacgaaaaataaaaacaacccccccaTACTATTTCTTACAATTTTTCATTCTTACACATttagttattttcctctttctgaatAATCTTTATAAACAAAAAATCTGTAGCCTGACTAGATGATTTTAACATTTTGAATTTGTCTCTGGGTAAAAAGTTATCAGCAAAATGAAATGTATACCATATAAAAATCtctcaggaaacaaaatgaaTGGATTATACAAACAAACTGAGTAGGTTTGCTATCTTAAAGTTGGTGTTTCTCAGCAAGGCAACACCTGCCTGTAAACCAGcagtcagagtcagagacaaaaaaACCTCACGAGTTGCACGTTAGCCTGCTCTACACAAGGTGCTCCAGGTTGGACCAaggctacagtgagaccctgtctctctctctctctctctctctctctctctctctctctctctctctcacacacacacacacacacacaNcacacacacacacacacacacacacacacacacacacaaagaaagcaagaaaaaagtCTCTAGAAAAGGTCAATTTCAAAATTTGGAGACAAAGCTCTTTTGGGGTAGCTTAGGTGTGCTCAGAACTGATCTGGGGCCCCATACACCTCCCTACAACACTCGATCTGCACTGAGCTGAACCCTCAGGGCCACTCCTCCTCAGGAAGGAGTTGTTACTGGGCAAACTTCTGAAGTTTTAGCCCCAGATCCCTCCAACCCTTGTGAGGACATTTAGGACACAGACAATGTCAGATCTACAGCAGTGCAGCTAGGCAGACAACTCTGCAGTTAcaagctctggctgctcttcctgagggccAAAGTCCAATTATCAACACccactggtggctcacaaccatatcaAACTCCAGTTCAGAGAAATcacatgtcctcttctggcctctatggacatcaggcacacatgtaggacacagacattcatgcaggcaaaagacccaTATACACAAGTACATTTTATCtaactaattaaaacaaaacaaaaaaaccagaaacactacCAAACCAAACTATATTAGCTTTTAATAAAGGTGAAATCAGTCAACTCTGTTAAGTATGTACCACAGAGGTAAGGTGTATCAATAAGAGGTATGGCTGGGGACAgttttagtctcagcactcaaagCCAAGGCCCAAGAgtcaccatgagttcaaggccagccgggtGTGCCACCATGGAGCCCTGAGAGACAGAGCACCACACTCACCTTAGAGATCATGTTCATCCCCATGGCATCCCCTGTCTTGGACTGGAAACGGATATAGAGGTTGCGTCCTGCCATCGTCACGTGAAGTTTCTGTAGACGAGCAAATCTGTAAACACGAGGGTTTTATGTTAATCCAAGGTGAGAGATTTACATTTTACTCCTTAGTTCAGCAGggagtatttttttcctttagccaCATGAAGGCATTCTCAGGCATGGAGCAGAAGGTGGACCAACTCTAATACACGTGAAGTCCAGATGAGAGCAGACACACTAGCTGGAACTGGCCAGGAGCTTTACATTACTCATGAGCTTCCGTGTGACTGTGACAGTCTTCAAAGTAAACACAGCTAGACGAACTCCCATGGTCTGTGTAGGAATTCCTTCTCTAGGGAAACTAACAGTCTAGTCACAGTGACGGCTTCTGTCTGTCTAATTTACTGTTACTGAGTGGCTCAGGCCACCAGGTCTGCACGggaagtgcttttacctgctgagccattttaccaTCCATTAAAAACCAATGGATTGATAATTTGTCTGCATCAACATCTACCCTAACCAGGAATAAGTATTAGTCATATTAAATGAATGGATTCAGGGGGATGCTACATTACCCGAAGCAGGCACTGTATTTAGCTAGCACAGAGAACAAGCTAAATATCCATATGAACACAGGaacacgtgaacacacacacacacacacctacctgctGGTACTATCAAAGGCCTCCTTTATCACTGCAAACCCTTCAGGTGTTTCAAGCCAGGTCTTTACTTCTGCAGAGTCACAAGCACGTGGAAGACGCACCACTGGGCCTCGAGTCATCCCATCTGCAAGGACCCGGCTGCTGGCACCTCCACCAAGCTAAGCAGAGGATTGTGGGACTGTGTGAATCCACTTCAGTTTCTCCCATCGTCCTTGTGTCTGTCCCCGAATCTGTCCTGGTGGCCTTCCCCTGCCCAGCCACCTTCCTCCCTAGTTCAGCAAGGAGTACCGAGTAAACAAACTCCAACTTACGCTTATGGCTCTGCAGCCCCTGTTAGTGCTGGCCACAAGACAGCCTTCCGTCGTTGCCATTGGCACCTGGTACTCCTTCCCATCCAGGCACAGAGGCCCTGCCACTCCAACAGGGATGGGCATATAGCCAATCACATTCTCACAGCAAGCTCCCATCACCTAAGAAACACAGGTGGGCTACAGGTGAAAGCCTGCACTGTAGCAGATAACCACTCATCTCAGTCCCTGTCGCTAACAATTCTTCAACCTTTCCCCTATAAAACATTTCAAtggattctttttgttgttaaggTGTTGGTGATCAAGCCAAGGGCTTCATCAGTGTCTGGTAAACATCCTACCACTAAGCCAAACCCCACCCtaaatttactctttaaaaatatttaaattggcTGGGAGtggtgtggcacatgcctttaatctcaaacccttgagaggcagagggtaggtggatctctgagttcaaggccagcctgatttacacagatctagttccaggacagtcagagggacacagagaaaccctatctccagaaaccaaaataaatagtaaataaataaataaataaataaataagcaagcaagcaagcaaacaaactgtTGGACTTTCCCAGGGATGATTATAAAatcatgaaaaacatttttaaaagtggagCAGTATAAGGTTGGCTACAAGTTACAGAGCAAGCCCTCCCTAATCAAAGAGCATACCAAGGAATAATTATAATCTCTGTAAGGCAGGTACTGTAGAGAGGACGGCTCTGCAAGCTTTGTGGAGAGGAGCTGCCGGCGAATAGACACACCACGTTCATGAGTTTCCATTAGAGTTTCCAATTTGTAAGCTGGGATATGCTTGGCATTGACCAACTGGATGATCTCTGCATCACTAAGGAACTTTGCACCTTTctgcagaaaggaagaagaaaatgaagagatgggATTAGATAAGAAGGGCAGTTCAAGAGCAAAGGCTGAAAGAGCACAGTGCAGAGCTGCTCACAGGGCTATAAAGCAGTATATACCAACCCTGGGAACAGTGACACTTAGCCAGACTACACCCCATCCCCTGTGAAGAACAAACCCAGAACAAAGCCTTGCCCTCAGTCCAGCCCCCCTGCCTTCGGTATAACAGGACCTCCTGTACACTTAAATGCTCATGGACTGATCAATGAATATCAATCAATACATATTTACTTACAATGGACAATTAATATATACTCTCTTCAATATTTTTGTGGGTACAAATTGTGGCCCTTAAACAGGATATATTCCAGCTGAGGATACCAATTCTCAAAAGAGCTAAAGTACAAAAACATTAAGAGTAAAATTCAAAAGGCTTTGGGTTTGTAAAGGGGGAGATGATCTGAAAAATATCAAGGAGATCCAAGgaagtgcttgctatgcagaCATGAggcagagttcaaatccctagcaagtacataaaagccaggcacagtagtatacatctgcaatcccagcacagggCAGGAGGAAGACACAGGCAGTTGCTGGGGACTTGATATGTCCAGTTTAACCAAAATGACAAGCTCCACATTTAGTAAGAGaccctgtgtactggctagttttgtgtgtcaatttgacacaagctggagttatcagagaaaggagcccagctgtggggcattttctcaattaatgatcaaggggggcgagcccattgtgggtggtgccatccctaggctggtagtcttgagttctctataagaaagcaagttgagcaagccagtaagcagcatccctccatatTCTTAATACAGAAAGAATGAGATTAAGCTGATAAGGCTGAAAACATGAAGGGACATCTGTAAATGTGGTGAGAGAACACAGTGTACAAACACAGCTCACTTCAACACACACAGATTCAAAAGCTCCCCATCTCTACAAGACAGTAACTCACTACAAGGAGCTTTGATTCTGGGACCAGAAAGTAAGAAACCCTGCTGCTAGCTTTACAATTTCCTCAATGGTAAATATATAAAGCCTCTTGAGCCTGGCCTGCTCATCTGAAGGGTAGGGATAACACCCCCAAAGGCTATAGGGGATTTATACAGCCGTGAAAAAGCCACGTGACACACTGGACACAGTAGGCCTCAGTAGTACCAGTCTTAACTTCCCTTGATTAAAAGAAAGGTACCAAAAACATCCTCTATAAAAGAAACCCCCAGTGTGAGCACACTCTTGTCCCTCCTCTATATTCTCCCCAGTGTGAGCACACCCTTGTCCCTCCTCTGTATTCTCCCCAGTGTGAGCACACCCTTGTCCCTCCTCTGTATTCTCCCCAGTGTGAGCACACCCTTTTCTCACCTCTGCATTCTCCAGTATCTGCAGACATTCTTCATTAGGTCGAGGCTCGATGGGGAGTTCAATTCCAGGCTCCTGTGCCCCCAGGGTCGATGGAGGGCTGGCTACAGAGGCCCCAAGCACAAACGTAGCTCTGCTTATAGTCTCTGCTTCCACCACTAAAGGTTTTATAACCTCAACTGTGTGAGAGGCAAAAAGACATCTCAAAGTCCTCAAATCACTTTCAGAGGAAGTCACCTCAGGGGGTGTCCTCGGACAAGAGGACCTGAGAGTGAAGAACACAGCACAGTACCTTTTCTCTCTTGGTTCGCTCCTGGATCCTCCTCTCCTGACAAAagcttctggttccttctcacaAGCAGAGGCTCACGTCTACAACAGTTGTCTTGAGCTTTCTTTGAGGTCACGACGGGAGACGTGATAGGATTTTTTAATGACAGTGTCGATTCTGTCTCTGCTTgttcaaagaaaatatacttgACAGCCAAAAGGAAGGCTAGACTCAGGGTAATCACTTGCTCAATGTCCATGctgatcatcctgagtgaaagcAAAGACGAATGTTGTCAGTTCAGAAATAGTAAAGTCGCAGCAGAGCCCAGTGAGAGCAGAGGATTGTGGGTTCCAGTCACTTACTTGGAGAGATAAAACTGCCAGAGAGAAACACTTGGTTCGATTCTCTTGGACACATCTTCGTCCAGACCCAAGGAAACCTTAGACTGTTCTGCTGTGCTGTTCTGAGGAGAAGGATCAGCTATCCAGCGACTATGAGCGTGAACAAGGACCAAGCCTAAAGACTGaagacatattttaaattgtataccttctgctttctttctcgtCCCTCCCAACTCCATAGCCAGACACTTTAGTCCTCAGCCCCACCGATCATGGTAAGAAAGCCCCTAGTTTGTTAAATAAAAGCAATGGTGCTGTAAGGGTTCAAACATTCCAAAGAATAGCCTTTCAAAGACAAGGGTCTATTCAGGAGAGCAAGAATAACAAAGACCATAAGACCCAatggggcatggtggcaaacaccttgtatcccagcactcagggggctgaAGCAGGACGACTGAAAGCTCAAAGTCAGTAAGATTCTGTCTGTCTCAAGGCATCAAACTAAAATCCCCAGAACTTCAAAGCAACAAAAAACTAACTCAGAAAAAAGAGAAGACTGGAACATCACTGAAAGGAACAAATATTAGATAAACAAGATAGGaactaaaaacacaaacaaaagccccCAAATACCCAAAGTATAAGACACACCGAAACTacagatcctgaagaaaaaaatgccatTACCATAATCATCTTGACCCTTTGGGTTACGGGGTTcggtttattttcttcttcttctaaaacTCTGGCAAAATGGCTGAGCTGCCAAATTGGACGACCCTCACGGCTTTCACGAGAAAGCTAGGAAAGAAGTCGGCACTGCGTTAGGAGGTATGAGGGGACTAAGGAGAGGGGCAGCATGGGAAGTACTACTTTACAACTAATGACACCAGGAAAACCCGCCTCACCTCTAGGACCAGTGACACGCAGGCCGGGAAGAATGTCATGAACACAAAGTAGTTGGCCAGCACTGACATGCAGCCGAAGCAGCACATGATCTCCAGCTGGCGGACGCCTGGGGAGAGAGAGCGGGACACAGCTGCTCAGTGTGGGTCTCTAACATGCCACTTAGCTTACAGGCGCTTCATTTTGTCCTTTGTCATTTACTACAACAAAATTAGCACCACAAAGATGACCTATGACCTGAGGAACAGCAGTCCTGCCAAGGACACAGACCCCAGCATCATCACAATGCTGTATGTAATGGTGTTGTTTCACACAGCTGGCCAACAAATGCTTCCAATTCTTCTGTATCACTTTGGCTGAGACAAGCAGCTGTAAGACCAGCTACTCTACAGGGATTACTTTATCCTCCAAACTACACTACTCCTCTAGACTCACTTATCAGAAAAGCAATTCATTAGCCCATGTGTCCATGTTGATTTATAATATAATGCAGTTATGCCTTTCTGACACGGCATCTCAGGAAATGGTCCTTACAAAGCACTATAACTCTACAACCCCCACAGTGCCTACTGATGCTCTAAGCATTTTACTTCACTGACCTATCTGAAAATGATACAATGcaaaaatgttaataaatcaAGAGTGAAAATTAACAAACATTTCACCACAAAATTATTTCGAGGATCAGTTGGTAATCTCAAATAGAAGGTGCCAAAATTGtacagaccagaaaaaaaattaagatcacCAACTCCTACTCTTTGGctcaaattaaagtaaaaaactACATTACATTATTTATTCTCACAACCAAGGGCATCtgagaaactgcaagttatacatataataaataaagcaagtCTATACATTCAACTTAAAAGTAGACTTTCATAATCAATACTTAACCAATGCTTTCACAAATCAatcaccaacttttttttttggggggggggttaaactCCATGTTGCCATCATTCTTCCTGACTGTCCCCAAAGCAGCTGCTCTGCCACTTTGGTACCACACAGGACACAGCTCTAGTCCAAAGACTTCTGAGCAGCTGTGGcttgtatgtgtgctgggaactgcaccCTGTACCTTTATATATGCAAAGTACACACTACCACTGAGTTAGCTACACTTAGCCCAACCCTTTTCTCAACTGGCCTTTTCAGTTATGCCCAGGATGTGGTAGAATGTGTCCACAGCACATACAAGCTCCAGGATCAATCCCTCACACTGTGTAAAAAGGTAGGCAGTGGGTTGCTGCCTAATTAATTTTAAGCCCTATTTCTGCAGATAAAGATGACTTCAGTGGCTTCTGCCACTACACATCTGATTCTTCGATTCGTTTCTCTAATGATTCAAGACAAGGCGTCAGCCCGACTACTTTCTGCATAAGATTCAAATATGCAGCCTTTGCTTCAAGGCCTGTAACTTCCTGGTCCACCTTCAACATCTCAAACTCTCTTGTTTATGTAGTTGTGTTTTCACCTGATCAACATTTTATTTAGTGGTGATGACATGACAGTATCGTCATAAAAACTCAAAACTATACCTTTAAAGAAGgtaatttttctgtgtgtgtgtatgtgtgtgtgttacacaaaGTACATCTTAAAAGTCTGAAAAAACATGTGCTATAGACTGAGCCGCTGAGCTCTATCCTTAgcagtaaattttaaaacaatttttagaatgttttttctttcctaaataaaAACCTTTGTTGAATAGTAGAATATGTGTTATTACTAtcagaaatttaaagaaatacatagtATCTAATAAATGAATACAGAGACAACCAAATTTTCTCCCAAAAGAAAGACAATTAGGGGTTGGAGTAGCAGATAACTCAACAGCTAAGAGTGTCTTGGGCTCTTGCAGAGgcctggagtttggttcccagcacccacattagatagctcacaaccacctgtaactccaggggccacagatggatggacggacacacacacacaaccagaacTAAAAAAATCTAGTCTAAGACCAGGACAGCTCATCACAGCATGGTATATTCACTCTGGCAAATCCCCACTGTACGTAATGGAGCCCTGTTTGAAGTTTAGTATTAATTCTCCATGCTGCTTTAAGGATGAGGAAGTGTGCTGAGGCTGATGCTGCAGGCAGGCTAGGATGTATGGCCTAGTACCTAATTAAACCTCCCAACTACCTACCTCCAACATGGCAATTAAAATACAAGGAAAGGAATTCCTAATTCAGCCCAGGGAACAGCAGTGTCTCCAGACCAGCCTTGCAGTACCACCTTGGTTATAAACCAAGAGCGGACAcaaagagagaagacagcaagCATGGGAAACATCCGAAACCTGGTACTACTTTCTTACCAGGCACACAGAGGTCCATACATCCACACACTTACAATATCTCCCGTTCAAGTCACTGAAGTCAGAATCCAAGAATAAACAATGTAAATGTCAGAACTGCTATTTTCCCTTTTAATGACAACTGTAAGTGTATTAGAAATTGTTTACAAACCTGACATGGTGCCAACTCCAATCACAAGGCATTCCACAAGAGCGTCAAGGGTGAATGTGGGGCCCAGGATCGCCATCCCACGAGCTATATTTTCCCTTACTTCATCCTGAAGAATAGACCAAACATATCGGTGGTTGTTAAGTGCACATTAGCCTTTTTAAATGCTAGAGAGCATCCTGGGTCCTACATGAAACTTACTTTACTACGCAAACAACAAGATAGAATGCATTCAATAGGCAAGGTGGGCAGTGAGAGACACGGATACGGATCACTCCTGTGGTTAACCAACCACTGAAACCCTACCTGACCACACCTTTCCTAGTGGCCATTcctgcttgtcaacttgactagatctggaatgaactacaatccagaattggaaggctcaccagtgacccttatctggaggctgggagacagaagtttctgatctggatcttggtgtgtggtggcacacacctttaatctgggctacaccttctgctggaatcCATATAAGGACACTTGAAGAAGGAAGGTTCTCtagctccttcgcctgcttgccgtgtgggacagagcaactgctagatccatggacttccattcacagctgctactgaccattgttgggaattggactgcagactgtaagtcatcaacaaattcccttactatatagagactacacataagttctgtgactctagagaaccctgactaatacactttCTTTCACATTTCATATTACATTCTGGCTCCCACCAACAAAAGCTTAGCTGAGATTCTCTGAGGTCACATTAGTACAATAAAACCTAAAGAATTTTCATATCAAAATGTTCAAATGATCAAAAGCAGTATCCAATATTTATAATTGGGATAGAACTATGACCTCTTTCACAGCTTGGGGGAGGGGCTAGTTCAGTGAGCACTTGATGGTCCTGCAAAAGGTCCTTAGTTTAATGGTCCGACACTGAAGGAAAATCGTAAAAGGACGAAATAGGATATGGTGGTGTgtatgtctgcaatcccagcactcagctgACCCCGGCAGGAGGAGCACTATAATTCAGGGCAGAATGAGATACACagtttgtctcaaaaagaatTCTGCTACAAGGCTGTTTAACACGATGGTGAGTTTTTTAAAGTCACCAATGAATGTCAGGATGAATTTAAGATGAGAAATGTTAATTTGAGGGACTTAGAAACAATGTGATGGGAGGCTCTAGTCCACTAGATCTGTTGCAGTGTGAAGGTGAGAAGGCCCCCAAAGGCTCTCATGTTTGAACATTTGATCCTCAGTAGGTGGCACTCCTTGGGAAGGCTGAGGGGGTGGAGCCTCATCAAAGGAAGTGGATCACAGGCTGTGGGCTCTGTGGCACCAGAGCCTGGCCCAACCCTCTTCTTGGCTGCACTGGGCCTCCAGGCCTCCAGGCTCTGGGTGCACACCTTCCCAGTTCCATGAACCACCTCCTGGCAACACAAGCCCAAACAAGGCTGGCTCCCTGTAATTGTCCCATGTCCGGTATTTGGTCAAAGCAATGAGGAAGCACCCAGAACACTCACTCTTTCCCGAGGCCCCAATAGGCAATGCATTCACCTAAGTCACCACGGCACTGTCATTTCAGAAGACTTTCAAAGGGAAAATGGGGAAGTGAGACACTTACACAAACCAGTCTTAAAACATGTGTCTAAAGGCTCGAGACAGCAGTTACACTTTGAACAGTAAAgaactctctctcctctgtgacAGACAAATGTGGGGGAGATCATCACACTCCGGGGTTACAGACAGCGCTCACCTGTGAATTTGAACTGAGGGCAAACTTTGCTAATGCGCTCGCTCTAGAAAGGTCAATCAAGAGCAGAAAAAAGGGCAAAGCTTCACTGGGGGGATAAAAACAAGACAAGTTACATTTAACACAGGGATAATATAGTTTTAGAAACTTCTTAATATAATCCTTcccatagcacacacacacgtggcaTGACCACTTTTCTGCTAGCATTCTTAAGAAGCCTTGAATAAGAGATGCTCAAAGTATTTGCtcaagtttattttgtttcactcttttgagacaaagcctcatGAAACTCAGGCCGACTTCTAACTTGCTGTGGGGCCGAAAGTGGCCTTGGATCCCTGACCCTTGTGGAGGTACAGGCACTGTCATTATGTCCAGCATAACTAAAATACTGGGCAATGTTATAGTGTAAATGAACACGCACTGAAACACCTCTTCCATGTTTTCTCAGCAAAGTGCTCTTCTATGTTTATAAAATGTACCTGGATTAACATTAAGTAAACCGTGTCATACGCCCACTGGTGAAGCTACCCCGACCTCCCCCAAGGCAAGCAGCTAAAAAAGCAAAATCTATAAAGGAATCActcccacagctgctgctgactcGTGAGATGCATCTACGCCTAGGTGACGATGGTGAGCATCAACAAAAACTGTCCATACAAATACTCATCACTGTGGTA
It encodes:
- the Hmgcr gene encoding 3-hydroxy-3-methylglutaryl-Coenzyme A reductase isoform X2 — its product is MLSRLFRMHGLFVASHPWEVIVGTVTLTICMMSMNMFTGNNKICGWNYECPKFEEDVLSSDIIILTITRCIAILYIYFQFQNLRQLGSKYILGIAGLFTIFSSFVFSTVVIHFLDKELTGLNEALPFFLLLIDLSRASALAKFALSSNSQDEVRENIARGMAILGPTFTLDALVECLVIGVGTMSGVRQLEIMCCFGCMSVLANYFVFMTFFPACVSLVLELSRESREGRPIWQLSHFARVLEEEENKPNPVTQRVKMIMSLGLVLVHAHSRWIADPSPQNSTAEQSKVSLGLDEDVSKRIEPSVSLWQFYLSKMISMDIEQVITLSLAFLLAVKYIFFEQAETESTLSLKNPITSPVVTSKKAQDNCCRREPLLVRRNQKLLSGEEDPGANQERKVEVIKPLVVEAETISRATFVLGASVASPPSTLGAQEPGIELPIEPRPNEECLQILENAEKGAKFLSDAEIIQLVNAKHIPAYKLETLMETHERGVSIRRQLLSTKLAEPSSLQYLPYRDYNYSLVMGACCENVIGYMPIPVGVAGPLCLDGKEYQVPMATTEGCLVASTNRGCRAISLGGGASSRVLADGMTRGPVVRLPRACDSAEVKTWLETPEGFAVIKEAFDSTSRFARLQKLHVTMAGRNLYIRFQSKTGDAMGMNMISKGTEKALLKLQEFFPDMQILAVSGNYCTDKKPAAINWIEGRGKTVVCEAVIPAKVVREVLKTTTEAMVDVNINKNLVGSAMAGSIGGYNAHAANIVTAIYIACGQDAAQNVGSSNCITLMEASGPTNEDLYISCTMPSIEIGTVGGGTNLLPQQACLQMLGVQGACKDNPGENARQLARIVCGTVMAGELSLMAALAAGHLVRSHMVHNRSKINLQDLQGTCTKKAA
- the Hmgcr gene encoding 3-hydroxy-3-methylglutaryl-Coenzyme A reductase isoform X1; the encoded protein is MRGSKDCEATMLSRLFRMHGLFVASHPWEVIVGTVTLTICMMSMNMFTGNNKICGWNYECPKFEEDVLSSDIIILTITRCIAILYIYFQFQNLRQLGSKYILGIAGLFTIFSSFVFSTVVIHFLDKELTGLNEALPFFLLLIDLSRASALAKFALSSNSQDEVRENIARGMAILGPTFTLDALVECLVIGVGTMSGVRQLEIMCCFGCMSVLANYFVFMTFFPACVSLVLELSRESREGRPIWQLSHFARVLEEEENKPNPVTQRVKMIMSLGLVLVHAHSRWIADPSPQNSTAEQSKVSLGLDEDVSKRIEPSVSLWQFYLSKMISMDIEQVITLSLAFLLAVKYIFFEQAETESTLSLKNPITSPVVTSKKAQDNCCRREPLLVRRNQKLLSGEEDPGANQERKVEVIKPLVVEAETISRATFVLGASVASPPSTLGAQEPGIELPIEPRPNEECLQILENAEKGAKFLSDAEIIQLVNAKHIPAYKLETLMETHERGVSIRRQLLSTKLAEPSSLQYLPYRDYNYSLVMGACCENVIGYMPIPVGVAGPLCLDGKEYQVPMATTEGCLVASTNRGCRAISLGGGASSRVLADGMTRGPVVRLPRACDSAEVKTWLETPEGFAVIKEAFDSTSRFARLQKLHVTMAGRNLYIRFQSKTGDAMGMNMISKGTEKALLKLQEFFPDMQILAVSGNYCTDKKPAAINWIEGRGKTVVCEAVIPAKVVREVLKTTTEAMVDVNINKNLVGSAMAGSIGGYNAHAANIVTAIYIACGQDAAQNVGSSNCITLMEASGPTNEDLYISCTMPSIEIGTVGGGTNLLPQQACLQMLGVQGACKDNPGENARQLARIVCGTVMAGELSLMAALAAGHLVRSHMVHNRSKINLQDLQGTCTKKAA